A genomic stretch from Seriola aureovittata isolate HTS-2021-v1 ecotype China chromosome 13, ASM2101889v1, whole genome shotgun sequence includes:
- the tspan37 gene encoding tetraspanin 37 yields MSDQRRNALKTILQLACQLLWVMGLVVGLSGFYLLMKYRHSSLFFSHTYITMPAILALASAAFLLASGFLGTWLSLRDSTFLQGLFVYLLVVVFCLESSASALAYCHSIKLNTETTSLSGVFQNYTGSSQDPNSRAVDATQEQLQCCGVHDYRDWLETSWFNQTGGLSVPHSCCNSTFPSCNGTADQPWQLYPQGCQVKLEMALQFVLSFIIWGSPMVFLVEFVVLLTVAQLMRDKPFIRYHVLDKN; encoded by the exons ATGAGCGATCAGAGGAGAAACGCTCTCAAAACAATACTTCAGCTGGCGTGTCAGCTTCTGTGG GTGATGGGGTTGGTGGTGGGCTTGAGTGGATTCTATCTGCTGATGAAATACAGGCACAGCagcttatttttttctcacaccTACATCACCATGCCAGCTATCCTCGCTCTCGCCAGCGCTGCTTTCCTATTGGCCAGCGGGTTCCTCGGCACGTGGCTGAGCCTCAGAGATTCCACCTTTCTGCAGGGACTG TTTGTTTATCTACTAGTTGTGGTCTTTTGTCTGGAAAGTTCGGCTTCAGCGTTGGCTTACTGCCACTCCATAAAG CTGAATACAGAGACAACTTCCCTCAGTGGTGTGTTTCAGAATTACACAGGCAGCAGCCAGGACCCCAACTCTCGAGCTGTGGATGCTACACAAGAGCAG TTGCAGTGCTGTGGTGTCCATGACTACAGGGACTGGCTTGAAACCTCCTGGTTTAACCAGACTGGAGGACTCAGTGttcctcacagctgctgcaaCTCTACTTTCCCCTCCTGCAATGGAACTGCGGACCAGCCATGGCAGCTTTACCCACAG GGCTGCCAGGTGAAGCTGGAGATGGCTTTACAGTTTGTTCTGAGTTTCATCATCTGGGGCTCCCCAATGGTTTTTCTGGTGGAG TTTGTTGTGCTGCTGACGGTGGCACAGCTGATGAGGGACAAGCCATTTATCAGATATCACGTACTGGACAAAAACTAA